A window of the Aquarana catesbeiana isolate 2022-GZ linkage group LG05, ASM4218655v1, whole genome shotgun sequence genome harbors these coding sequences:
- the YES1 gene encoding tyrosine-protein kinase Yes, whose translation MGCIKSKEDKGPSIKYRTEPKPDPINQFGNDPTQVAQSPAVKGPSANFNSHSMTPFGGSSGITPFGGASSVFSPVPVPYPGGLTGGVTVFVALYDYEARTSEDLSFRKGERFQIINNTEGDWWEARSIATGKTGYIPSNYVAPADSIQAEEWYFGKMGRKDAERLLLNPGNQRGTFLVRESETTKGAYSLSIRDWDEVKGDNVKHYKIRKLDNGGYYITTRAQFDSLQKLVKHYSEHADGLCYRLTTVCPTVKPQTQGLAKDAWEIPRESLRLEVKLGQGCFGEVWMGTWNGTTKVAIKTLKPGTMMPEAFLQEAQIMKKLRHDKLVPLYAVVSEEPIYIVTEFMTKGSLLDFLKEGDGKYLKLPQLVDMAAQIADGMAYIERMNYIHRDLRAANILVGDNLVCKIADFGLARLIEDNEYTARQGAKFPIKWTAPEAALYGRFTIKSDVWSFGILLTELVTKGRVPYPGMVNREVLEQVERGYRMPCPQGCPESLHELMKLCWKKDPDERPTFEYIQSFLEDYFTATEPQYQPGDNL comes from the exons ATGGGCTGTATTAAGAGTAAGGAGGACAAAGGTCCATCAATAAAATACAGAACAGAACCCAAGCCAGATCCTATCAATCAGTTTGGCAATGACCCAACACAAGTTGCACAGTCCCCGGCAGTCAAAGGACCCTCTGCTAATTTTAACAGTCATTCCATGACACCCTTTGGAGGTTCATCTGGAATAACTCCTTTTGGAGGAGCATCTTCTGTCTTTTCACCAGTGCCAGTTCCTTACCCAGGAGGGTTGACGG gtggTGTTACAGTTTTTGTTGCCTTATATGATTATGAAGCTAGGACATCAGAAGATCTCTCTTTCAGAAAGGGTGAAAGATTCCAAATAATTAATAACAC GGAAGGAGACTGGTGGGAAGCAAGATCTATAGCCACTGGAAAAACTGGTTATATTCCCAGTAACTATGTTGCCCCTGCGGACTCCATACAGGCTGAAGA atggtaTTTTGGGAAAATGGGTAGAAAAGACGCTGAAAGATTGCTCCTCAATCCAGGGAACCAGAGAGGAACATTCTTAGTAAGGGAAAGTGAAACCACTAAAG GAGCCTATTCCCTTTCTATTCGAGATTGGGATGAAGTAAAGGGTGATAATGTGAAACACTACAAGATCAGAAAACTTGACAATGGCGGATACTATATCACTACACGGGCGCAGTTTGATTCACTGCAGAAGCTTGTAAAACACTACTCAG aacatGCTGATGGCTTGTGCTATAGGTTAACAACTGTGTGTCCCACTGTGAAACCACAAACCCAGGGATTAGCGAAGGATGCTTGGGAAATTCCTAGAGAATCTTTGAGACTTGAAGTGAAGCTGGGTCAGGGATGCTTTGGCGAAGTATGGATGG gAACCTGGAATGGAACAACTAAAGTAGCCATTAAAACACTAAAGCCTGGAACAATGATGCCTGAAGCTTTCCTACAAGAAGCGCAGATAATGAAAAAGCTAAGGCATGACAAACTAGTCCCCCTTTATGCTGTGGTTTCAGAAGAACCAATCTACATTGTTACAGAATTCATGACAAAAG gcagtcTTCTGGACTTTCTTAAAGAAGGGGATGGGAAGTATTTGAAGTTGCCACAGCTTGTTGATATGGCTGCACAG ATTGCAGATGGTATGGCCTATATAGAAAGGATGAACTACATCCACAGGGACCTCCGAGCTGCTAACATCCTAGTGGGAGACAATCTTGTTTGTAAAATTGCTGATTTCGGTTTGGCCAGGTTAATAGAAGACAATGAATATACAGCAAGACAAG GTGCAAAGTTTCCTATCAAGTGGACAGCTCCCGAGGCTGCCTTGTATGGCAGATTTACCATCAAGTCTGATGTCTGGTCATTTGGCATTCTTCTGACAGAGCTGGTCACCAAAGGAAGAGTACCATATCCAG GAATGGTGAATAGGGAGGTGCTGGAGCAAGTGGAGCGTGGCTACCGAATGCCCTGCCCTCAAGGCTGCCCAGAGTCCCTGCATGAATTAATGAAGTTGTGCTGGAAGAAGGACCCAGATGAGAGGCCAACCTTTGAATATATACAGTCATTTTTAGAAGACTACTTTACAGCAACAGAGCCACAGTACCAACCTGGAGACAATCTATAA